The proteins below come from a single Gimesia alba genomic window:
- a CDS encoding metal-dependent hydrolase, with product MATKITWLGHSTYQIETAGKTILLDPFLTGNPSAAISANEATADAIIVSHGHGDHVGDTVEIAKRTNALVIANFEIIDWMGKQGVKNVHPQHIGGAHQYEFGTVKLTIAHHGSMLPDGSNGGSPCGILLKLNDGTIYFAADTGLFYDMTLIGEEGVDLAILPIGDNFTMGPEDAVRATKLIAPKRVMPMHYNTWPLIEQDATAWAEQIRAQTTAEPIVLEPGDSCQL from the coding sequence ATGGCAACGAAGATCACCTGGCTGGGACATTCCACCTACCAAATAGAAACCGCCGGTAAAACGATTTTGTTGGACCCGTTTCTGACCGGGAATCCCAGTGCCGCGATTTCGGCGAATGAAGCGACTGCAGATGCAATCATCGTCAGTCATGGCCACGGCGATCATGTTGGTGATACGGTTGAGATTGCCAAACGCACGAATGCCCTGGTGATTGCCAATTTTGAAATTATCGACTGGATGGGCAAGCAGGGCGTGAAGAATGTGCATCCACAGCATATTGGTGGCGCGCATCAATACGAGTTTGGAACCGTTAAACTCACAATCGCCCATCATGGTTCGATGTTACCTGATGGAAGTAATGGCGGCAGTCCTTGCGGAATTCTGTTGAAATTAAATGATGGCACGATTTATTTCGCCGCAGATACCGGGCTGTTTTACGATATGACTTTGATCGGCGAAGAAGGGGTGGACCTGGCGATTTTACCCATTGGTGATAATTTCACCATGGGGCCGGAAGATGCGGTGCGGGCGACAAAATTGATTGCTCCCAAGCGGGTCATGCCGATGCACTATAATACCTGGCCGTTGATTGAGCAGGATGCCACCGCGTGGGCAGAACAAATTCGCGCACAGACAACGGCAGAGCCCATTGTGTTGGAACCGGGCGATTCCTGTCAGCTTTGA
- a CDS encoding Rieske (2Fe-2S) protein: protein MITYHTIAKVGEIPEGEGRAFHIEGLMIAVFLKQGTYTAINDFCPHQGAPLSTGYVDDEGAVTCPWHAWRFCIKDGTWLDNPKSKLHVPVYPVRIEGDEIQVGLELPAEETESNETQS, encoded by the coding sequence GTGATCACTTATCATACGATTGCCAAAGTCGGCGAGATTCCCGAAGGAGAAGGCCGAGCGTTTCATATCGAAGGTCTCATGATCGCCGTTTTCCTGAAGCAGGGAACATATACGGCCATCAATGATTTCTGCCCGCATCAGGGAGCACCACTTTCTACGGGATATGTTGATGACGAAGGCGCTGTCACCTGTCCCTGGCATGCGTGGCGATTTTGTATCAAAGATGGTACCTGGCTCGATAATCCCAAGTCCAAGCTGCACGTCCCCGTTTATCCGGTTCGCATTGAAGGAGACGAGATCCAGGTCGGACTCGAACTCCCTGCAGAAGAAACCGAATCGAACGAAACTCAAAGCTGA
- a CDS encoding DUF4350 domain-containing protein, whose translation MNQPSRKKRERRNAGWVWLFFLCLLLPLHLWFPEFGTGALDDSYSSSASGKKAFYLLLQTETFGTERNRAPLNVLIQSLDYDETLCILGPARYPSPLEWSSLLAWVNEGGRLVIAANDQHPEFAISSLDIKVRYLDETERENIPRVESEKKNKTRLSFSKNDSHTLLESQATTVFPDAPSIIWETNAQVESPMGETLITAGDTKQAVKLRHGIGEVVVTASSKLFSNQSMVDGGGVPAYRLIESAGAADYVVVDESLNASGTSKVVALLIDPTFRPLTIQLLITLLIYGWWRSIRFGPILSSHILPRHNIVSHTDNVGNLHYKKGNGRFLLYAYVKQLFTQLHLRNLRGEEHRVIDPIARRMNEDPEQIKILLKQAAQMTKSEKVDRHQMGNLIRKLSKIRQAANPGHSQD comes from the coding sequence ATGAATCAGCCTTCCAGAAAAAAGCGTGAACGCAGAAACGCCGGCTGGGTCTGGCTGTTTTTTCTGTGCCTCTTACTGCCGCTGCACCTTTGGTTTCCGGAGTTTGGAACCGGTGCGCTCGACGATTCTTATAGTTCGTCTGCCAGTGGAAAAAAAGCGTTTTATTTGTTACTACAAACGGAAACTTTCGGCACGGAACGAAACCGTGCTCCTTTGAACGTCTTGATTCAGTCACTGGATTATGATGAAACACTTTGTATTCTAGGGCCGGCCCGCTATCCCAGTCCACTCGAATGGTCGTCGCTGCTGGCTTGGGTGAATGAGGGAGGACGACTGGTGATTGCCGCGAATGACCAGCACCCGGAATTTGCAATCTCCTCGTTAGACATCAAAGTCCGCTACCTGGATGAAACCGAGCGTGAAAATATCCCGCGTGTGGAATCAGAAAAGAAGAATAAGACGCGTTTATCTTTTTCAAAAAACGATAGCCACACCCTGTTGGAAAGTCAGGCCACGACGGTTTTTCCTGATGCTCCTTCTATTATCTGGGAGACCAACGCGCAAGTTGAATCCCCCATGGGAGAGACACTGATTACGGCGGGAGATACGAAGCAGGCTGTGAAATTGCGTCACGGCATTGGTGAAGTCGTTGTCACCGCTTCCTCTAAACTCTTTTCGAATCAATCGATGGTTGATGGTGGGGGCGTTCCCGCGTATCGCTTGATTGAATCTGCGGGAGCAGCCGACTATGTGGTCGTTGATGAATCACTCAATGCTTCGGGAACCTCGAAAGTCGTGGCGCTATTAATCGATCCGACCTTCAGGCCTTTAACAATCCAGCTGTTGATTACGCTCTTAATTTATGGCTGGTGGCGCAGTATCCGATTTGGCCCGATCCTTTCGTCCCACATTCTCCCGCGGCATAACATCGTTTCTCACACAGACAATGTAGGAAACCTGCATTATAAAAAAGGAAACGGGCGGTTTTTGCTCTACGCATACGTCAAACAGTTATTCACACAGTTGCATCTCAGGAACTTACGGGGAGAAGAGCATCGTGTGATTGACCCCATTGCCCGGCGGATGAATGAAGATCCGGAACAAATCAAAATACTTCTGAAGCAGGCAGCGCAAATGACCAAATCAGAAAAAGTCGATCGTCATCAAATGGGCAATTTAATCCGTAAACTGTCTAAAATTCGTCAAGCAGCAAACCCCGGACATTCTCAAGATTAA